The following nucleotide sequence is from Fibrobacter sp. UBA4297.
AGCCTTAATTGCCAAAACATCAGCTTCAGAAAGCTCTGTGAACTCCGTAATTTCTTCGATGGGCTTGTTTTTCAACAGCATTTTCTTCGCAATTTCGCGATTTCTTTGATTGCGACCCTGTTCAAGACCTTGTTCAAGACCTTGCTGCAAGCCGCTATCAATAGCCGCTTTATGGATTGCGTATTCATCCCACTTGGCTTTCTGAGCTTCATCGATCATTTTCTGTTCCTCTTTCGATAATTTAGCCAATTTCGCTGTCGAAAACAAGAGCTCGAACACCGTATTCGCGTACTGCTTGGGCATCTGCGTCATATTTTTCATGTTCTTAAGAGCATAAAGCGCCTTGTCGAGCGTCGTTTCAAGTTCGTCCAAAGGCTTGTTGAACTTCGGAAGCTCCACAAACGCAAAATTGAGCGTATCACTAATGCAAGACCCATTGATTTCGCGAAGCTTTGCCCGACGAATGTAGCGGTCATCGGCAAACACATTAAATTCCATGAACACAACTGTAACAACAGGGTTCAATTCGTAATTGTACTTTTTGCCGCGTTGTCCCTGAGCAACGACCGTCTGCGAAGCGTAATAAATCGAACGATTGACAATGTTTTTCTGAAAAAGGATCTGCACTTCGATGATGAATCTCCGCTGAGCCGAATCGATGCAGTGCAAGTCGAAGATGGAAGTCCGATTTTCATTCGAACCGTCGCTGTATTCCTTGTTACGAGACTGCACATCCACAATCGGCGATGCAATTTCTCCTTCAAGTACAGAGTTCAAAAGCGCAATCAAACATACTTTGTTCTGCGAGTCAGGATTGAAAGCCTTCTTGAAAGTTCTGTCGAGAAGAAGGTCCGCGAATACACCCGCGCCCTTGAATTCTTCGAAAGTTTTGGCCTCGCTAATCATTTCACCATGGCCATTTTTTGTTTCGGTCTCAATATTATTTCCCATATTTTTCCAGTGTTAAGACACCCGATAATGTCGGGTTCATAGACAAAAAACCGATCCCCGTCCTTTATATTAACACGTTTTAGAAACCCATTTGGCCTAAAAATTCTCAAAAATTTTTTAAATTTTACAATAGATAAAATTCATCGCGAAATGCCGCACTTTTTCACGAGCTTTTCTTTAAACTGTTTATCTTCCATAGCATCTAGCAAATCAAGGATATCTTCTTTTTCAGCGTATTTACCGTTCCATCCGATTTCACAGGATTCATCGATGTGGAAAGAGCCCTTGTATTCATCATTCATAAAGCAATCGGCAAGAAACAGATATTTTCCGCTCTTTTCAAAGAAGTCCTGATTTGCAGATACAGCAGGCAACAGTTCGATATCTTTTGTCAGAGATTGAACATCTTTTATCTGCGTATTGCGCATTCTAGACATTTTTGCACCTTCTAAAGAATTATTTTCAGGCACATAAATATTGCACATATAATCTTTATTATAACTATGGATTTTTACAGAACGAATGATGTTTTCACAAATAGACGAATCAACCTGATCGGGATAATAAATAAACTCAATTATTTCAGGAGGTTGCCAACTTTTTCGCTTTAACGGAGTTCGATCAGACCAAATATAAACTTGTCGCTTTTTAGTTTTTACTCCATCGATAGTTACAACCGTATCAAGCCTTCCCGCCTCGCTAAACTCATTAGGATTTTTTGGAGGCAAAAACGAAATCGGATATGCACCATGATAGTACGTCATTTGAATGAAAGTCATAAGCTTACGCCCTGCAGTGTCTTTAATCTCGTAAAAACTCAACTCAAAATGATGAGTTTTTTTCACAGAATACCCCTTAGGCAAAGCAATATGAAATTCTGGCAGAACAAAAAAATCTTTTGTATAAACAGATCCCGACTCCTTTAAACTAGAAACTGATTCCTCGTTCGATTTAGAACAAGAAACGCAAAACAAGGTCAAAAGGATTGCAACAGAAACGCTTATTAACTTCGAGGACAATTTCATCGCAGTATAAACTACATAAATTCACGTGCTGATGGCAAAAAATTTAGCCTATGGAGTTTATCCATAGGCTGTTTTTAAAAGGTGATGCCCGATCAGGTCGGGCATGACAATTCAACTGTTTAAATTTTTAGGAGAAGCGAGCAGAACAAGGCCGCAGGACCGAAGCTGTACAAATCGTACAGCGAGAGTCCGAGAAAATCAATGAGGCGAGCGCAGCGCAAGCGTATTTATACGCATGCATTGCCGAGCCGATTGGATTTCTGCAACGCCGTAATGCGAAGCTTATCGTAAAAATTACTTTGCGACCTTGGCGAAAGCCGCGCCAAGCTTAGCAAGAGCTTCGTCGCATTCAGCAGCAGAGACGTTCAGCGGCGGGAGCAAACGGAGCACGTTGCCCTTAGCGCTCAAAACCATCATACCTTCGTCGCGGGCGGCAGCAATTACGTTACCGACCGGGAGCGATTCGTCAAGAGCGAGACCGAGAATAAGGCCTTCACCACGCACGCCCTTCACTGCCGGGAACTTTGCGGCGATAGCTTCGAGGCCAGCCTTGAGCTGAGCGGAGCGGGCTTCGACATTGGCGAGGAATTCCGGCTTTGCAATCTGGTTCACGACAGCGAGACCGACAGCGCAAGCAACCGGGTTGCCACCAAACGTCGTGCCATGATCGCCCGCCTTGAGCTGGTCAGCGACCTTCTGGCGGAGGAGCACTGCACCAAGCGGGAGACCGCCGCCAAGAGCCTTCGCAAGCGACACGAGGTCAGCGTCAATGCCATGC
It contains:
- a CDS encoding Rpn family recombination-promoting nuclease/putative transposase, with amino-acid sequence MGNNIETETKNGHGEMISEAKTFEEFKGAGVFADLLLDRTFKKAFNPDSQNKVCLIALLNSVLEGEIASPIVDVQSRNKEYSDGSNENRTSIFDLHCIDSAQRRFIIEVQILFQKNIVNRSIYYASQTVVAQGQRGKKYNYELNPVVTVVFMEFNVFADDRYIRRAKLREINGSCISDTLNFAFVELPKFNKPLDELETTLDKALYALKNMKNMTQMPKQYANTVFELLFSTAKLAKLSKEEQKMIDEAQKAKWDEYAIHKAAIDSGLQQGLEQGLEQGRNQRNREIAKKMLLKNKPIEEITEFTELSEADVLAIKADLDKT